In a single window of the Magnolia sinica isolate HGM2019 chromosome 7, MsV1, whole genome shotgun sequence genome:
- the LOC131252011 gene encoding uncharacterized protein LOC131252011: protein MDGSARSNLGLSGGGGACRNENGNLIFAFSIGYGAGSNNQAELRAIHDDIAMCLEKRLSKIEVESDSKVMVDLLLGKSNIAWSWRPWVSRILNLVSRGTSFKLIKREGNGPANGLACDGSKRQSFSLYNHMSDLPTEVRGMIFLERVGLGCLIKTFSSHSYAILLALLGNSL, encoded by the coding sequence ATGGATGGATCGGCTAGAAGTAATCTGGGGCTATCTGGAGGTGGAGGGGCATGCAGAAATGAAAATGGTAACCTTATCTTCGCCTTTTCGATTGGATATGGTGCAGGTTCAAACAATCAAGCCGAGCTCCGAGCGATTCATGACGACATTGCTATGTGTCTAGAAAAGCGGCTGAGTAAGATTGAGGTTGAATcagattcaaaagtgatggtggaTCTCCTATTGGGGAAGTCGAATATTGCTTGGAGTTGGAGACCTTGGGTATCTAGGATCCTGAATCTAGTGAGTAGAGGCACCTCCTTCAAGCTCATCAAGAGAGAAGGAAATGGCCCAGCAAACGGTTTGGCCTGTGATGGGAGCAAAAGGCAATCCTTCTCCCTTTACAACCACATGAGCGACCTCCCTACTGAAGTGAGGGGGATGATTTTCTTGGAGAGAGTCGGTTTGGGCTGCCTGATCAAGACCTTTTCTTCCCACTCTTATGCTATTTTGTTAGCCCTTTTGGGCAACTCTTTATGA